Sequence from the Nymphaea colorata isolate Beijing-Zhang1983 chromosome 9, ASM883128v2, whole genome shotgun sequence genome:
ttcttcttctttccttctttttttttttcaatgctGAACTTGATGTCGCATGTCTAATGGATGACGTAGTTGGCAAGAAATTGCAGAAAATCTGTAGGTTTTAGATGCTGCTGCTCATGTAATTTATCTTGTTTCTGTTTCCTTGATTCCTTTTCTTTAGCTCTtgaatggttttcttttttctgttacCAATGAGTGAATATGAGTTTCTGCTCTCACTAGTTCATTACTTCTCCTCCTGGATTTGTCTGAATTCCTTATGAACCTATGCAGAAACTATAAACAATGTCAGCTGTCGGGAACCAATCTGCGCAGGAGGGCAGATACACTCCTAAAAGCATTCTTATCACAGGTGCTGCAGGTTTTATTGCCTCACATGTTTGCAATAGGCTTATCAGAAACTACCCCGAATACAAGATTGTGGTGCTTGATAAACTCGACTACTGTTCCAACCTTAAAAATCTCAATCCTTCGAGGTCCTCACCAAACTTCAAATTTGTTAAGGGAGATATTGCCAGTGCTGATCTCGTGAACTTCCTTCTGATCACTGAAGGCATTGACACTATAATGCATTTTGCAGCACAAACCCATGTTGACAATTCATTTGGGAACAGCTTTGAGTTCACAAAGAACAATATTTATGGAACTCATGTCCTTTTGGAGGCATGCAAAGTCACTGGCCAGATCAAGAGGTTCATCCATGTGAGTACTGATGAAGTTTATGGTGAAACTGATGAGGATGCTGTAGTCGGGAATCATGAAGCTTCCCAGCTTCTTCCAACGAATCCCTACTCTGCAACAAAGGCTGGGGCTGAAATGCTTGTCATGGCCTATGGTAGATCCTATGGGTTGCCGGTCATAACCACAAGGGGAAATAACGTCTATGGACCCAATCAATTTCCAGAAAAGCTTATCCCAAAATTCATTCTCTTGGCCATGGCAAAGAAAGAGCTCCCCATTCATGGTGATGGCTCCAATGTTAGGAGTTATCTTTACTGTGAAGATGTGGCAGAGGCTTTTGAAGTTATTCTCCACAAAGGAGAAGTTGGCCATGTTTACAACATTGGGacaaagaaggaaaggagggTGCTTGATGTTGCGAAAGATATTTGCAAGCTTTTCTCAATGGATCCAGATAGGGCCATCCGATTTGTGGAAAATAGACCATTTAATGACCAGAGGTACTTTTTGGATGATcagaaactgaaaattttagGTTGGTCAGAGCGAACTACATGGGATGAGGGGTTGAGAAAGACCATGGACTGGTATACCAGCAACCCAGATTGGTGGGGTGATGTCTCGGGTGCATTGCTGCCTCACCCAAGAATGCTAATGATGGCAGGGACAGAGAGACATTCTGACATGCCTGAAGATTATGCTCAGGCTTCTCCTGTGACGACTAAATCTCGTCAAGATCATATGGTTGTTCCACTTCCAAAGAGCCCAAAGAGTCCTCAAAAGTCACAGCTAAAGTTCTTGATATATGGCCGTACTGGATGGATAGGTGGACTTCTTGGTGGACTGTGTGAGAAACAGGGAATACCCTTTGAGTATGGAAGAGGCAGAATGGAGGACAGATCACAATTAATAGCAGATATTCTCACTGTAAAGCCAACCCATGTTTTCAATGCTGCTGGAGTGACCGGTAGGCCAAATGTTGACTGGTGTGAGTCTCACAAGACCGAGACCATCCGCACCAATGTTGCAGGTACTCTTACTTTGGCAGATGTGTGCAAAGAGCAAGGATTATTGATGATAAATTTTGCCACTGGatgcatatttgaatatgatgCCGACCACCCAGAGGGATCAGGCATTGGAttcaaagaagaagacaagCCAAATTTCACTGGTTCATTCTATTCAAAAACTAAAGCAATGGtaatttaaatttctttctctcctttatGTTTATGAACAATTCCACTTTAGTTGCTTCTCATGTTATTTCAAGTCTATTTCTGACGAACTTATTCATTTTGGTGATCCAGGTTGAAGAGCTTTTGCAGGAATATGACAATGTGTGCACTCTTCGAGTTAGAATGCCCATCTCATCTGATCTTAACAACCCTAGGAACTTCATCACAAAAATCTCCCGCTATAACAAAGTGGTCAACATTCCAAACAGCATGACTATCTTGGATGAGCTTCTGCCCATATCAATTGAGATGgcaaaaagaaatttgaagggCATATGGAATTTCACAAACCCAGGTGTTGTAAGCCATAATGAGATCCTGGAGATGTACAAGCACTATATAGACCCAAGCTTCAAATGGTCTAATTTCTCACTTGAAGAGCAAGCCAAAGTTATAGTTGCACCTCGAAGCAACAATGAGCTGGACGCGACAAAGTTGAAGAAGGAGTTCCCGGAGTTGCTTTCAATCAAAGAATCACTTCTGAAGTATGTCTTTGAGCCAAACTCAAAGATTGCTAATGGAGCTGCTTAGGAATTTGTTTCTCATGAGTCGTGGTTATGCTGCCTGACTAACCTCTATAAGCGGAGTACTACTATGGTCTACAgtctttgtctttttcattGTTACTTAGTTACTAGATCTAGCTATCAGGTTTCATTTTTATGATATTTAGCCATTTCCATCGGTTACTACATCTAGCTATTTCCTTTGTCCATTGCCAAATGAGTACGTCTAGCtactatttttcttcttctggtaCTTCGGCCCATACCTTCTCATTGTTTAGCTCCTTTCATGggctctatctctctctctctctacccgcCCCCATTGTGTCTTACTCTTCTGGTGGCTCCATGGGATGGGATTGGCTGACACGAGACTTTTTTGCTAATTCATTTGTATTTGACGCACTATTCTTCTATTggattttgcatttttgtaatttttttctttagttggTGATCCTTTTTGTCCTTTCGTTATCGCCGCTGTGTTGAATGCACAAATTAGGGATAGGATTATCTTGAACTTTTAACGTGTTGGaacatgcatacatacacatCAGCACTATTTTCAGGAGATTATCAATGTTCGCTGGACATGGTCCAAGAGGATTACGTTTATTTCTGTATGGTGTGCTGAAAATTTGCCCGCACCCCCTCAATAAGGCGATAAACTGGTAGAATGAAAGGTATCTTTCTGAGCAGCTGCTAAGGAGATACTTTCTAGCAACAGGGCTGATCGGATTGTGGAATACCGCAGCCAGAATATGAAGGCGCCACTGTTCAACTTACGGTTCAGTAATCAGTATGTTGTTTTGGTGATTATCTATGGTCCGCAACGTTGCCAAGCTTGTACCAGCATTAAGAATCGCTCAGCATTGAACATTCTTTTATGTCAAACGCCAGAGATACAGTTCATGTTATCGTCTTTATGAAGTTGGGAATGTAAGATCAGCAGAAATAGGTACTTTTGAAGCCAAATTGGACTGGGTATTAAATGTTTAGATTGGCCTGTCCTGTTTTCATTTCATAAgctattgtttttgtttatgtaAGAGCTAAGATATATCTTCTTTAAGTGAGAAACCTTAATGGAGCTATTTTAACTGTAAGAGTTGTTTCTGATTGATTCTTTTAGTTGGTTGCAAGTTCAACTGTAAGAGTTGTATTGTGGGTTGTGACACTATTCGTGATGTCACAGACGCTTCATGCTTTTCAGGAGTTGTTTGGATACAGCTCCACGCCTCCTTCTGTGGGTGATGTTAGGCTGTGCTTTTCCATTGCTTAATGTACTATAACTGATAAATACACGACTCTTGCTGTATTTAGCGGATCTGTCTGATATGTTATATGGTAACTAccaactagagagagagagtggttgGGAGCTCTCTGATCTGTTATcaacgcgagagagagagagagagagagctaactGCCACAGTAGGGAACAGCACCTCCCATCAATGGTCTAGGTAAAAAATGCATACATGTTAAACCACTGGAAACCCTCTTCCCCAGAACAACCAGCATTGGTATTGCAACGCACCCCAACTGGTTAAGATCTAGCTACacctttcttcatttgtttgatAAGTTGACTTTGCAGTTGGTGTAGTACACCACTCCTTTTGTATAGatgacatttttcttctctattcCTGGAAGGGATCCTACTTATTCTCCAACCCATCTGTTTTGGATTCTTTTCCTTCCAGAAAATCAATCGCTTTCTTCCAAACAGCATCAATGGGATCTAAGCCTTCGACTTCCTTTCTCTACCAATTCGGATCCACTATTTAATTACCAAGACTGGAGAGCAGCTGGTAAGGGGAGTTTTGTGAACACGCTGATGATAGTGGCTAGAAGGAGGGAGTAGATCAGATCCACATAATCAGTACGGCTTTACATGAACCAAGTCGAGCTGTACAAGGTCCGTTCAAGCTCTATTCGATAGACCGAGTCACGGTTCagaaattacagaaaaagaaaaccttagaTTAAACAAGCTTACTTGAGTTTAATCCAGTTGAGTTCATATAACTTGAACTCAGTTCGTTTATAAGCTCGAGATTTTAGTTAAACAAACAACAAGTCGGGCTAGTtcgagttggcttgactcattgtACGGCCCTATTATAGCAGTGGTACTAGGCCTGCTTCGCCTCCAACTCATTAAAAACAAGCAACTACATGGCCAAATGATTCTTTAACCCAAATTCAGAATAAAATCGACTATCTTTAACCCATGATCTCTTGGAAAATAATGGACTAAGTTTTCAATCCACCAACATAAACAcaaagatccaaatccaaatacagaCAGTTCGGCCAACAAAAGATCGACAAGTGTCCATGTTCATAGGATCAAGACTTGAGAGTATGGGTCCACCtccaatttgaattttgtggaGGAGGAAACTCGAGCTAAGCAACAAGACATGACATGGATCATGGCCCGTTGGCTTAGAGTAGTCATAGACAACTGGATAAATTTGGTCCAATATGGATCCAAGACCCAGCCAAAATGCAGGTAAGCTCCAAAAATCTAACCACCTAGCTCGAGGGGTGAACACAAGgcgagtcaagcccgagttcagtcagctcaaactcggttcgactaatgaaacatcgtgctcgagaatagctcgactgtagcagctcaagctcgactcggcaattacgtgttgaactcgagctcaactcgattaaggctcaacaaactcgtttgaatataattgatattcatcgttatgtgttgagcttgagctcgactcgattaaggctcgacaaactcataaactcatttgaaataTCGCGTTGGGTGAAAGTTTCGGCTCTTTTAGGTGGTTGGATGAAATATCCCTCCTGCTTACCCAAATAAGCACCCAAATTAATCTGATTCATACATGAATTTGAACTTCGAACGGATGATAAGTATCAAATGTAAGTTAATTCCAGATACAAAGTTAAAACGGTTCAGTTTCAGAAATCCACATTGAGTCCAAGTTGTTCGGACCCCAATAGATTCTACACCCGTAATTGAGAACTCTAGGGTGTCGAATCCTTGGGACTCGATATTTCTGATCTTTGGATGATGAAAACCTGACGATCCAGACACTCAACCTGAGTATTGATgctcttgattttcttcaacttCAATAAGATCAAcgattttaaattatttatttttcttttcttttctttgttctttgtttagttatttatttctttactaAATCATGGCAGTTAAGCAGACTGGATATACTCTCATTCGACACAGGAGGAAGAACCCGAGTCTTCTTTACAGTGTATTATTCTCCAGGTGCTACATTTCAGTCAAATATAATTCCGGCGGACAGTAACTGTCACCGGCTGCCGGGAACTAGAGTTGCAAACTCAATCTTGCTGCACATCGTCCGTTAACTTGCTGGaacttttttattcaaatttttcttttcagagaTTTGATAAACTAAAAGCCATCCAAGATAAACGAGAGAAGGTTAAAGACTCGAATGATCAATCTTTTCCCTCCAAGAATCCCGTCTGCTTCAGCACCGAATCCCTCACATTCCTCAGATCGCTCCCCTTTAGAGTCCTCCCGTTGCCCGTACACATCGAGAATGCCGCTATTCGGTCACTTCCGGCGGCGAACCGCCGCTCCACAATTACATGGGGAGGGATCATTTCGTCGTCGGCGTCGCCCTCTACCTCCCCGTCCTCGCCACCCTCCACCTCCCCGGGCGGGGTGCTGCCGGAGCGCCACGGGAACGGAGACAATCCATTCAGTCGCTGTCCCTCCCCGTCCTCGCGACCCTCCACCTTCCTGACCGGGATGCTGCAGGAACGCAACGGGCCCGGGGACAATGCATTCAGTGACGTCCCTTTCGGCGAGTTTACGGTCGAGTGGTGGCTAGTAGTCGGTTCAGGCCGGCCGAAACGAATGACGCCTTCGTCGGGGAACTCCTCCATTGCGTTGGGTTGGTCACGCCGGAGAATATCTGAGGTCGCCGGAGAACCTTCGAGAGGAGGGAGAAGTGGGTGGGAGTGATGCGTATTTATAGAGAAATGCTCGGGGTGTAGGAGGGAGAGTGCCGTCTCGAGCACACCAGCGCCGCCAGGCGTTGTCCGGGTCAGACAGAAGCTTGTGGCTTGTCGGCTCGGGAAACGGAATGGAATCGGCCGAGCTGCCGACTCGGTGAATGAGCCGATCAAGATTCAGTAGAATCGGAAAAAATTGATGCTATATTTAttgttcaaaaataaaaagagtaTTAATATCAAAGTTGATatccaaaatataaaaagtAGATATAGTATGGAAAAAGTAGATATAGTATGGAATATTGACATGCCAATTGATTCATCAAGGTTTCCtatgctttattttctttatttttgtcaatTATTTAACAAgacttaaatttttttcattttaaagtcACTTTTCCAAGTTATCTTATTCTCGATAGTCTTACACCTGGCACATATTAGTAATGGAATTTTGATATCTCTTTGGTGGTCCGGACATGGTCCGGACCAAGAGTTGTTTTAATAATAAAGATTTTAAGCTTTtacttcaataaaaaataaaagaaaaactcattCAATAACAAATAAGATCAATAGATTCAGATGTTTTTCCAATTCAATGTAGATTGGATTTTGACTTAAATGCTAAAATCTAATCATTTGTAAATATTTACATTTAAAAAGATAATTAGCTTCCTAGTcatcaatatgtttagtttACTGATGTAGGAGACAAAATTAAGATTGAGATCAAGCCATTGGGCATCGAGCCAGCCCAACCCCAGTCCAAGTTAGTCTCAATCCCACTTGGAGCCCATGCTTGAGGACTAGACCgcatttaattaaaaaaaataaaatatataaatttgattttttataaaaaatatttataatgaaTATATGTCGTCAAATTCTGTCAAAAAGTTGTTGGACGGACCTGATCCGAAGCCCTCTTTCCAACCGAACCGAGCCGACCTGAACCGCTCTGACAAAACGGTTCACTAAAGAGTTCGCATTGGGTGCAGCGGCTCGGCTCAGATGACGTCGGCTCGCCTCCTCCCAAGCCGAGAATGTTAGCGGAAACGTAAGAGTTGGCTTTCTTTCTTGCCACGTTTTTCAGTCAACTTGAGTTGCTTTATTTCTTTACGTTTTGACTAAAACACCCCCAATGACGCACTCTCTTCTCTCGGGAGAaaaaaatctgcaaagaagGGTAAATGTGGAAACATAAATTTCCATCCatgaacacaaaaaagaaaacaaaaaaaaaaattagataattCATTTGAGAAGTCATTTATTGGGTTTAGAAAAGCTtaatcataaatatttttagttgAAATATTAATACTTTTAATCAATACTGTTGAATCCTAGGGCTGCTTGTTACTCTATAAACTGCGTCACATGATCagcctttcttttttataaagtaaatactaaatattattttaattttttattaaaaaaatatgatcaaGAAAATTCGATGTGGGAGAGTGCATGCCGTTTTCCTAAATCATTTTGGGAAAGAATATAGTTTACATTCGATTCTAAACCAGTTGGTTTGCcaacaacttgttcttcaagtAAAGCTTGTGCTTCCATTTTCTTTACATATTGAGTTTCAGCCTTGATGACCTATTCACTGCTTAGgacttcaaattttattttttttatatcaaaacaacaaTATGATTTATCAAATTAGATGTACAATTCCCATTCAGGCAatgttttcaatatatatatatatatatagtcttaaATATTGACATAACAGAATAGCGTCTAATTCGATTTTATCGACAACCCAAAGTCGTCTTTATAGATCAAAGCATACACATGGActtagaatttaaaaaaaaaaaaaaatcttgtatattgtttcaaaaaatcaatggtATAGATGTgatttatatggataaaaaatcacattttttcaaTGCATAAATAGATCAGAAAATTAACTTatagaaatttgaaatcaaatttcgaaattttattcttcttataaaaatataatCTGCACATAAAAGTTTGTGTCTCTTTAACAGCTATAATTATACATAATCTGCCAATTGCTTGATTTT
This genomic interval carries:
- the LOC116260399 gene encoding trifunctional UDP-glucose 4,6-dehydratase/UDP-4-keto-6-deoxy-D-glucose 3,5-epimerase/UDP-4-keto-L-rhamnose-reductase RHM1, with amino-acid sequence MSAVGNQSAQEGRYTPKSILITGAAGFIASHVCNRLIRNYPEYKIVVLDKLDYCSNLKNLNPSRSSPNFKFVKGDIASADLVNFLLITEGIDTIMHFAAQTHVDNSFGNSFEFTKNNIYGTHVLLEACKVTGQIKRFIHVSTDEVYGETDEDAVVGNHEASQLLPTNPYSATKAGAEMLVMAYGRSYGLPVITTRGNNVYGPNQFPEKLIPKFILLAMAKKELPIHGDGSNVRSYLYCEDVAEAFEVILHKGEVGHVYNIGTKKERRVLDVAKDICKLFSMDPDRAIRFVENRPFNDQRYFLDDQKLKILGWSERTTWDEGLRKTMDWYTSNPDWWGDVSGALLPHPRMLMMAGTERHSDMPEDYAQASPVTTKSRQDHMVVPLPKSPKSPQKSQLKFLIYGRTGWIGGLLGGLCEKQGIPFEYGRGRMEDRSQLIADILTVKPTHVFNAAGVTGRPNVDWCESHKTETIRTNVAGTLTLADVCKEQGLLMINFATGCIFEYDADHPEGSGIGFKEEDKPNFTGSFYSKTKAMVEELLQEYDNVCTLRVRMPISSDLNNPRNFITKISRYNKVVNIPNSMTILDELLPISIEMAKRNLKGIWNFTNPGVVSHNEILEMYKHYIDPSFKWSNFSLEEQAKVIVAPRSNNELDATKLKKEFPELLSIKESLLKYVFEPNSKIANGAA